The segment TGGTAATATCACTAGACGAAATCAAATGCCCTATCCCCattcatgtatgtgagatttttgaTGTATAGGGCATTGATTTCATGGGCCCTTTATTTCTTCGTTTGGAAGCGATATATACTTCTTGCGTAGACTATGTTCCTAAGTGGATAGAAGCAAAGCCTACTCGCAATGATAATGCTAATCTTGTTGTGAAGTTTCTAAACGAACTATTTTTCTAGGTTTGGAACACCTCGAGCTTTGATCGGTGATCGTGGTACCCACTTTTGCAACAAGGTCATGGaggcactattatcaaaatatgggGTTCATCATCGATATAGCAACACCTACCATCCCCAAACGAACGGCCTAGCAGAGGTTTCAAGCAGGAGATCAAGTCAATTTTAGAAAAAGCGGTTCGACCCAACCGTAAGGATTGAGTCTTGACTCAATGACACGCTTTGGGCCTATCGGACGGCGTATAAGGGACCAATTGGCATGACCCCAGATCGACTTGTTTTGGCAAAGCATGTCATCTACCAAGAGAGTTGGAGCATAAAGCTTATTGGGCTATTCGACAATGTAACATGGAGTTAGAGCCCGCAGGGAAGGCAAGGAAATTGGACATTCAAGAATTGGAGGAAATTCGTAATGATGCCTACGAGAATGCTCGAATTTATAAGGACAAAACAAAGATGTTTCATGAcaaaaatatagttcaaaagCATTTCTCAGTAGGACAAAGAGTTTTGCTTTATAACTCCGTATTAAAGCTATTCCCAGTTGAAATAGAGAGTGAAGAATCAAGAAAGTGGTTCACAGTCAATGGTCAACAGCTGAAGCCATTTTACGAGAATTTCCAGGCCCACACGGCCGAGAAAATTCAATTAGAACTACCATAAAACCGTTCAAGgcgtcgagctaacgacgttaaacaagcgcttgttgggaggcaacccaatcttttttttttatttttatttttatttttatttttatttttatttatttatttatttatttttttcttttattatttattatttattattttctttttattttatttaaatattaataaatttctcttcttccatctAGGTGAAATGAAGCGAAAATACGAAGGAAAAAAAAGACAGAAAGTGTGCACCAAAACAACCCTATCCATGCTGTCAAACAGTTCTATTCCAGCCTAGAATGCCATATCTCTGCAGCCAAACAGTCCTATTCCAGCGTTAGAATCCCCAAAACCTGCAGCCAAACACCCCTTTTCAGCAAATAAAACCCCCAAACCTTACATTTTTTTTTCCCCCAAATTTCTCCATAACCACCGACTCCTTTCTCCTCCACCACCCACCGATTTCTTAGCCACCATGGTGAGAACACAAGCCGAGCCAACATTGCACACATCACTCACCCCTGTCTCCACCTCTTGCCGCTTcgccatcttcttctccaccgtAGCGCCAACCGACCAGTAACTACATGGGGagtttttctaaactttttttctccacctatttgttttccttttactttcacatcgaggactatgtgttttaagtgggGAGGCATTCTTCGTTATTCTTGTTATTATCTGCTATTTTTTTTGTCATATTGTTGTTCTTTGTTGTTTTGTGCTCGTTTACGCctatttattttaagaatatcctgctgcttttcatgcccaagattttACCAGGAATTGCCTACTGTTTGACTTTCATGCATGATTCTTACCTTCTAAGGAAGTTATGATTTTTCCCATAATTGATTCCATCTTcactgttttatttttattaggctaaaaataattgtgattaatagggttaattctatcttgcttttcgtaaaattgatcaagtttaatataaagtgaacacttaaaatgattgcatgcttaattaatgttcatggctattaggtgattattaaaacttatttttgacacttaaatttttttctttcctgagttctcaagaattttaaatatcgtttaatttttaataaatgttttccatggttatgagtacagcttagatcgtgactgactgagtaactggggtagggtgcttgggttgttatTCTACTTCgagtcaaaaggttgtgtgacgtgacaAGTAAAACTCCGCTAGCTGAGGTTATGAGTATGGCTCAAATCGTG is part of the Gossypium arboreum isolate Shixiya-1 chromosome 5, ASM2569848v2, whole genome shotgun sequence genome and harbors:
- the LOC128292634 gene encoding uncharacterized protein LOC128292634, with amino-acid sequence MELEPAGKARKLDIQELEEIRNDAYENARIYKDKTKMFHDKNIVQKHFSVGQRVLLYNSVLKLFPVEIESEESRKWFTVNGQQLKPFYENFQAHTAEKIQLELP